TCCGCGTTGCTGTGAAGCCTTCTGATTGAGATTGGAAATCTGTTGATCGAGGTCTCGGAAATTCCGACCCAGCTCATCCAGCTCGTTCCAGAGATCCCTGCCCTGATCCATCAGGTTGTTCACATGCTTTTCAGCGCGCAATGTCAGGTCATCAGCTCCGGCGTTGCGAGCCTTCTTGGTGCGCTCTCCCCAGGCCTGAACCTGTTCTGCCAGTGAAAGCAGCTGGCGTCGTAGGTCTTTCGCCTGGATCTGCATCTGATCGCGTCGACTGTTCAGATCGCGCTGTCGATCCTGCAGATGTTGCTCCCGCACGAGGCGGTCCTGGTTGGGATTGGAGCGCAGAAATGCATCCAACCGCTCTTCCAGGTTCCGTTCAAGCTGATCCAGCCATGTAAGCGACATCAGAGATCCCTGCCTGCTCTGAAGTCGCCATGCGTGCCCGCGGAAGGCGAGTGGTTGCTCACGTTCATGCTGCTGATCAGGGCTTGACGGGTCTCTGCTCAGTCTGCAGCTTCCAGCCAGTGCAGGGAGAGGTCATCGGCAGGATCGTGCCAGCGGTGGCGCCAGTGCCAGCTTGCGTCTTTGGCCAGTTCACGGGCCATCTCTGCTGAGTATTTGACGCTGTATTCGGTCACAAGGGGCTGTCCCGGGCTGAAGGTCCATGGTTCACCACCCACCGAGACCGTTTGATTGACTTCGCTGATCAGGGCCATGCGCACACGGCTCTCTGTCTCCTGCCAGACAGCCTCGTAAAGGAAATTGTCTGGATTGAAGTCGGCGCCTAAATCATTGTTCAGTCTCTGCAGCAGGTTGTGGGCGAAGGCGGCGGAGATCCCTGCTGCATCGTTGTAGGCGGCCTCCAGCCTGGACCTTGATTTGGGCTGATCAAGTCCCAGCAACAGCGGTCCCCCATCGAGCAGTCGCCTGAATCTGCGCAGCAGCGCAATGGCCTCGTCGCGAGTGAAGTTGCCGAGGGAACTACCAGGAAAGAACCCCACTCGCCTTTCCCCACGGATCAATGGATGGTCTGGAAGAGCATCGAGCTGACTGTGATCGCAGCAGATTCCCAGCATTGGCATGCTGGGATGTTGGGCCTGAAGTGACGCCATCGACTGGCGCAGGTGGTCCGCGCTGATGTCGAGAGCCACATAGGCGGAAGGTTGCATCGCTTCCAGCAGTGGTCCCACCTTGCGGGCGCTGCCTGCTCCGAATTCAACGATCGCCCCTGATCCAATGGCACGGGCGATGTCTGCTGCTGATGACTCCAGCAGGCTGATTTCTGTTCGGGTGAGGCTGTACTCCGGTTGCTCGCAGATCTGGTCAAACAGTCGCGATCCCACGTTGTCGTACAGAAACCATGCTGGTAGCTGGCGGGGTTCGCGTTGTAGACCGTTATGCACAAGCCGTTGCATATCTGCATTGGGTGGATGCAGGTCGATCAGTTGAGGACGCGCAGGCGTTTGTGTTGTCATTGGGCCAGGCGTAGAACACCCGCCAGCTACCAGCTGGCAGAAGTTAACTAGTTTCGCTGATTATCGCGGGATTGCCTGCGGTGTATGAATTGAAAAGTTTGCTTGTAAGTCGTTTCAATTAGTTCCTATGGTAATATGTTTTTAATTGCTGCAAAAGAGCTGTTGCTTGTAAGCATTCACTTTGCTCATGACACTGCTCTCATCAGGGTTTTCAAATGAATTAACCAACGACATGGATTGCTTGGATCAGTCGAAATACCGCTCGAGTGGTCATAATGTTAAATGGTTAAATTATGCGTTAAAATGAGGGCTAGCGCGAAATGTACATAAAAGCTAAAAATATTTTACCTTGAAAATTTTTCGGAATGATTTAAATTTCATCCATAAGGTATACGCTAGTTCGTCATTGAGGTTATTAATAGTCAGTTTTCCCATTGAGTTCGTTCATGGAGGCAAGTCATCTCTGTAGCAATAGCTACAGCGTTTAAGATTTCTGGATTGAATGATTGAATTGAACTTATATCGACAATGATTCACAGATCTTCTTCCGCTACCAGCAAAACTTTCCTCAAGGGTTTTGGCCGCTTGGCTTCTCTTGGATTGGTAGGTTCCACATTGATTAGCTGTGCTGGAACTGATAATTCTTCAGTTTCTAAAGATACGTCTGACGCATCAATGTGTGAAAACATCCATATTGGTACACAAGACCAAGTTATTAATACAGCGGTTGGTGGCGCTACAGTTCGAGAATTAAAATTCTTTGAGGATAAGCTGCCTAAAGATGGAAAATACAAAGATCTAGATTATAATATTGAATGGTCGAGTTATACATCAGGTCCTCCAATTACAAACAAAATGATGGCTGGACAAATTCAAATTGGCCTGATGGGGGATTTCCCTGCTGTCATTAATCTCATTAAAGGCAGGGAAGGATCAGGCGATACTAAAACTGTCTATATCGGCACTCTGGCATATAGTCCTAATGGTGCAGGCAATGCTGTAGTAGTCCCAGTCGATAGCAAAGCAACAAGCTTGAAGGATTTAAAGGGTGGAACTGTTTCTGTGCCTTTCGGCTCAGCAGCTCATGGAATGGTTCTGAAAGCTTTAAAAGATGAAGGTATTGATACTGAAAAAGATCTCACCCTCATAAGCCAAGCTCCAGCTGTTGGGGGTTCTGCTCTCCAAAAAAATCAAATTGAAGCGCATGGGGACTTCGTTCCTTTTGGCGAGCTTTTCCCTTACCGGGGTTTTGCAAAAAAAATATTTGATGGAGCTCAGACGGGTGTTCCAACCCTTCACGGCATAACTGTACGTGAAGATTTTGCAAAAGCTTGTCCTGAAGTAGTTACAGCTTTTATGGAGTCAGTTCTTGTGGCAAATAATAAATTTTTTGATAGTCCTGAAATAATTTCGGCGCAGATTGAGGAATGGTCTGGCATTGATAAGGAAGTCGTCTATATGTTTTTGGGACCATCTGGGCTGCAATATCTTTCTCCAGAAATAGAAGAAGTCCAGCTTCAAGCACTTGAAAACAGTATTGCAACTTTAAAAAGCTTGGGCAAAATTGAAAACGAAAACATTCAACCATCAGATGTACGTGGTTGGATTGATAACACTTATTTAGAAAATGCAGCAGCAAAACTAAATTCTTCTGTTGATGCGCAGATTGAAAAAGGTAAGAATTATCAGATATCAGGTTCTGATGCTTTTGATAATACTCCAATAACTAATCCAAAGAATGCTGGTCAAATTTGGATTGAGGGTGAAGAAAAAGTTCAGAACTATTCAAGCCCTGTCAGCATGGTGAAGGCTCTAAAGGAATTTGAGAAAAATGGTAAGACCCCAAGTGTTGTTTTTGTTCATGACATGAATAAAGGTTGGAAACTATTTGCAAACACAGCGTTTTTTGTTGAAAACGATGGCGAGGTTACTGCATTTTTGTTGAAGGATGATGCTGATGCATATGCCCAGAAATCTGGAGGGAAGGTAATCGATTTCGCTCAGCTTCAATCACTTGGATGAGTATAGGAGGAAATAGTTTAGAGCTTCACTAACAAATCTTCGATTAAATTTCATGGCAGTCACCGCGTCTTCAGGTACTTCCCACGAACCTTCAACAGTCACTGTCAGGAAGCGAGGAAAATCATTTCGTCGCTTCCTGACAAACCACGGTGGTTCACTGAGCCGTCGAACCTTGTCATTAGTTTTCTTTCTTTGTTTATGGCAAATCTTAAGTGTTTTGAAAATTAATTTCATCATTAACTTTCAATTCGTGCCAGCACCTACGGAAGTTGTTTCTGCATTTGTTTCCTTTGTACAAGCCAACCCTTGGATACATTTAAGATCAAGCATC
Above is a window of Synechococcus sp. BIOS-E4-1 DNA encoding:
- a CDS encoding hercynine metabolism protein, with the translated sequence MSLTWLDQLERNLEERLDAFLRSNPNQDRLVREQHLQDRQRDLNSRRDQMQIQAKDLRRQLLSLAEQVQAWGERTKKARNAGADDLTLRAEKHVNNLMDQGRDLWNELDELGRNFRDLDQQISNLNQKASQQRGRRSLDEDWALFEAHQELEDLRRRQGLS
- the egtD gene encoding L-histidine N(alpha)-methyltransferase, with protein sequence MTTQTPARPQLIDLHPPNADMQRLVHNGLQREPRQLPAWFLYDNVGSRLFDQICEQPEYSLTRTEISLLESSAADIARAIGSGAIVEFGAGSARKVGPLLEAMQPSAYVALDISADHLRQSMASLQAQHPSMPMLGICCDHSQLDALPDHPLIRGERRVGFFPGSSLGNFTRDEAIALLRRFRRLLDGGPLLLGLDQPKSRSRLEAAYNDAAGISAAFAHNLLQRLNNDLGADFNPDNFLYEAVWQETESRVRMALISEVNQTVSVGGEPWTFSPGQPLVTEYSVKYSAEMARELAKDASWHWRHRWHDPADDLSLHWLEAAD
- a CDS encoding nitrous oxide reductase accessory protein NosL; this translates as MIHRSSSATSKTFLKGFGRLASLGLVGSTLISCAGTDNSSVSKDTSDASMCENIHIGTQDQVINTAVGGATVRELKFFEDKLPKDGKYKDLDYNIEWSSYTSGPPITNKMMAGQIQIGLMGDFPAVINLIKGREGSGDTKTVYIGTLAYSPNGAGNAVVVPVDSKATSLKDLKGGTVSVPFGSAAHGMVLKALKDEGIDTEKDLTLISQAPAVGGSALQKNQIEAHGDFVPFGELFPYRGFAKKIFDGAQTGVPTLHGITVREDFAKACPEVVTAFMESVLVANNKFFDSPEIISAQIEEWSGIDKEVVYMFLGPSGLQYLSPEIEEVQLQALENSIATLKSLGKIENENIQPSDVRGWIDNTYLENAAAKLNSSVDAQIEKGKNYQISGSDAFDNTPITNPKNAGQIWIEGEEKVQNYSSPVSMVKALKEFEKNGKTPSVVFVHDMNKGWKLFANTAFFVENDGEVTAFLLKDDADAYAQKSGGKVIDFAQLQSLG